From a region of the Cygnus atratus isolate AKBS03 ecotype Queensland, Australia chromosome 3, CAtr_DNAZoo_HiC_assembly, whole genome shotgun sequence genome:
- the RNF146 gene encoding E3 ubiquitin-protein ligase RNF146 isoform X2 has protein sequence MAGCGEIDHSINMLPTNRKTNESCANAAPSLTVPECAICLQTCVHPEIPEDFLDKPTLLSPEELKAASRGNGEYAWYYEGRNGWWQYDERTSRELEDAFSKGKKSTEMLIAGFLYVADLENMVQYRRNEHGRRRKIKRDIIDIPKKGVAGLRLDCDANTVNLARESSADGADSTATPGAAAVQPLVPVSARPLPSLDGQLMSPSTPSPDASASLENSFAQLQINGDSMAERSHRGEGEEDHESSSSGRVPAPDASVEETESDASSDSEDVSAHLQQHPSSAQQRHLNANANQSGVDRPVAGGGVVNASVRSRRPDGQCTVTEV, from the exons ATGGCTGGCTGTGGTGAAATAGATCATTCGATCAACATGCTTCCCACAAATAGGAAGACAAATGAGTCATGTGCTAATGCAGCACCTTCCCTGACAGTCCCTGAATGTGCTATCTGTCTGCAAACGTGTGTCCATCCA GAGATTCCAGAGGATTTTCTCGACAAGCCAACCTTATTGTCACCAGAAGAACTcaaagcagcaagcagaggcAACGGAGAATATGCTTGGTACTACGAAGGTAGAAATGGTTGGTGGCAGTATGATGAACGTAccagcagagagctggaagATGCCTTTTCCAAAGGTAAAAAGAGCACTGAAATGCTGATTGCTGGGTTTTTATACGTAGCAGATCTTGAAAATATGGTTCAGTATAGGAGAAACGAGCATGGACGCCGCAGGAAAATAAAACGGGACATTATAGATATTCCAAAGAAGGGAGTGGCTGGGCTTAGGTTGGACTGTGACGCTAACACTGTCAACCTGGCGAGAGAGAGCTCCGCTGACGGTGCAGACAGCACAGCgaccccgggggctgcagctgtACAGCCCCTGGTGCCCGTTTCTGCTAGGCCCCTGCCGTCACTCGATGGTCAGCTGATGAGTCCTTCAACGCCATCGCCTGATGCAAGCGCTTCTCTAGAAAACTCTTTTGCCCAGTTGCAAATAAATGGAGACAGTATGGCCGAAAGGAGCCacaggggagagggagaggaagaccACGAATCGTCATCGTCCGGTAGGGTGCCGGCCCCTGACGCCTCTGTGGAGGAGACCGAATCGGATGCTAGCAGCGATAGCGAGGATGTGTCTGCCCACCTCCAGCAACATCCATCCTCTGCCCAGCAGAGACACTTGAATGCAAACGCAAACCAGTCAGGAGTGGATAGACCAGTGGCAGGGGGAGGGGTGGTAAACGCAAGCGTAAGGTCTAGAAGGCCAGATGGACAGTGCACAGTCACTGAAGTTTAA
- the RNF146 gene encoding E3 ubiquitin-protein ligase RNF146 isoform X1 has translation MAGCGEIDHSINMLPTNRKTNESCANAAPSLTVPECAICLQTCVHPVSLPCKHVFCYLCVKGASWLGKRCALCRQEIPEDFLDKPTLLSPEELKAASRGNGEYAWYYEGRNGWWQYDERTSRELEDAFSKGKKSTEMLIAGFLYVADLENMVQYRRNEHGRRRKIKRDIIDIPKKGVAGLRLDCDANTVNLARESSADGADSTATPGAAAVQPLVPVSARPLPSLDGQLMSPSTPSPDASASLENSFAQLQINGDSMAERSHRGEGEEDHESSSSGRVPAPDASVEETESDASSDSEDVSAHLQQHPSSAQQRHLNANANQSGVDRPVAGGGVVNASVRSRRPDGQCTVTEV, from the coding sequence ATGGCTGGCTGTGGTGAAATAGATCATTCGATCAACATGCTTCCCACAAATAGGAAGACAAATGAGTCATGTGCTAATGCAGCACCTTCCCTGACAGTCCCTGAATGTGCTATCTGTCTGCAAACGTGTGTCCATCCAGTAAGTCTGCCTTGTAAACATGTTTTCTGCTATCTGTGTGTGAAGGGAGCTTCTTGGCTTGGGAAACGATGTGCGCTCTGCCGGCAGGAGATTCCAGAGGATTTTCTCGACAAGCCAACCTTATTGTCACCAGAAGAACTcaaagcagcaagcagaggcAACGGAGAATATGCTTGGTACTACGAAGGTAGAAATGGTTGGTGGCAGTATGATGAACGTAccagcagagagctggaagATGCCTTTTCCAAAGGTAAAAAGAGCACTGAAATGCTGATTGCTGGGTTTTTATACGTAGCAGATCTTGAAAATATGGTTCAGTATAGGAGAAACGAGCATGGACGCCGCAGGAAAATAAAACGGGACATTATAGATATTCCAAAGAAGGGAGTGGCTGGGCTTAGGTTGGACTGTGACGCTAACACTGTCAACCTGGCGAGAGAGAGCTCCGCTGACGGTGCAGACAGCACAGCgaccccgggggctgcagctgtACAGCCCCTGGTGCCCGTTTCTGCTAGGCCCCTGCCGTCACTCGATGGTCAGCTGATGAGTCCTTCAACGCCATCGCCTGATGCAAGCGCTTCTCTAGAAAACTCTTTTGCCCAGTTGCAAATAAATGGAGACAGTATGGCCGAAAGGAGCCacaggggagagggagaggaagaccACGAATCGTCATCGTCCGGTAGGGTGCCGGCCCCTGACGCCTCTGTGGAGGAGACCGAATCGGATGCTAGCAGCGATAGCGAGGATGTGTCTGCCCACCTCCAGCAACATCCATCCTCTGCCCAGCAGAGACACTTGAATGCAAACGCAAACCAGTCAGGAGTGGATAGACCAGTGGCAGGGGGAGGGGTGGTAAACGCAAGCGTAAGGTCTAGAAGGCCAGATGGACAGTGCACAGTCACTGAAGTTTAA